In Acanthopagrus latus isolate v.2019 chromosome 17, fAcaLat1.1, whole genome shotgun sequence, the following are encoded in one genomic region:
- the LOC119006847 gene encoding myelin-associated glycoprotein-like isoform X4 yields the protein MWCLELLLPLLLIINDASCQWNVWVPRDISAMTNSCVVIPCTFMYPSGIRPYRGVHGIWYFGQPYPQLFPPVVFKTRTDIVHESYKGRTKLLGDLHQRNCTLLINNIGAEHSGRYYFRADLGGANMYTFPDFSELKVLDQPNIDVPEEIVSDESLELTCYAPDNCPDMTPEIQWMYTDYLPDPEFSSDYLEESNTAVLSSTLTFTPRPMHNGQLLGCRVYYPNTTLVYERLISLDIKYAPRSVWVNVSSEVMEGSSVMLHCEVDSNPPPRIFWMFGDQELVWDTASNISLPLDDVTPEQEGIYTCVGENSYGVMNTSLYLAVKYPPREPVVNDSMTVQEGTSLALHCSTQGSPAPTLTWLKDGELVGTITADELSVLEILEITPQGDGQYRCLAENEHGRASSSLNITVEYAPVFLEESKCTVVREGVQCVCMATGNPEPTIEFYLPDLNVTINETDGRYNFYTHTDGHTSTGMIKLREKGERIDNGPAVNVHCSMYNMYGRESVHLELQQEKKYMMAVIVGTIGGVAVIAFIIAAVRYVGHNNKNLRQSCWAQSLTPF from the exons ATGTGGTGTTTGGAGCTGCTCTTACCACTGCTGTTGATCATCAATG ATGCCAGTTGCCAGTGGAACGTTTGGGTCCCTCGGGACATCTCGGCCATGACGAACTCCTGTGTGGTCATCCCGTGCACCTTCATGTATCCGTCCGGCATCAGGCCGTACCGCGGCGTTCACGGTATCTGGTACTTTGGCCAGCCGTACCCTCAGCTCTTCCCTCCCGTCGTCTTCAAAACACGCACAGACATCGTGCACGAGAGCTACAAGGGCCGCACCAAGCTGCTGGGCGACCTGCACCAGAGGAACTGCACTCTGCTCATCAACAACATCGGCGCTGAGCACTCAGGGAGATACTACTTTCGTGCTGATCTCGGTGGAGCCAACATGTATACCTTCCCGGACTTCTCTGAGCTCAAGGTTCTGG ATCAACCCAACATCGATGTCCCAGAGGAGATCGTCAGCGACGAGAGTCTGGAGCTGACATGCTACGCTCCGGACAACTGCCCCGACATGACTCCAGAGATCCAGTGGATGTACACCGACTACCTGCCCGACCCGGAGTTCAGCTCTGACTACCTGGAGGAGAGCAACACGGCGGTTCTCTCCAGCACCCTCACCTTCACACCCAGACCCATGCACAACGGGCAGCTCCTGGGCTGCAGGGTCTACTATCCCAACACCACCCTGGTCTATGAGAGGCTCATCTCTCTAGACATCAAGT ATGCCCCACGCTCCGTTTGGGTGAACGTGTCCTCAGAGGTGATGGAGGGCagctctgtgatgctgcactgcGAGGTGGACAGTAACCCTCCTCCCAGGATCTTCTGGATGTTCGGCGACCAGGAGCTTGTGTGGGACACGGCGTCCaacatctccctccctctggacGATGTGACGCCTGAGCAGGAGGGGATCTACACCTGCGTCGGGGAAAACAGCTACGGCGTCATGAACACCTCGCTGTACCTTGCTGTCAAGT ACCCTCCCCGTGAGCCCGTGGTGAACGACTCCATGACGGTACAAGAGGGAACCTCGCTGGCCCTGCACTGTAGCACCCAGGGCAGCCCGGCCCCGACCCTCACCTGGCTGAAGGACGGGGAGCTGGTGGGCACCATCACCGCTGACGAGCTGTCAGTGCTGGAGATCCTGGAGATCACACCGCAGGGAGACGGGCAGTACCGCTGCCTGGCTGAGAACGAGCACGGAAGAGCCAGCAGCTCCCTGAACATCACTGTCGAGT ATGCCCCGGTCTTTCTGGAGGAGTCCAAGTGCACGGTGGTGAGGGAGGGCGTCCAGTGTGTCTGCATGGCCACAGGAAACCCTGAACCCACCATCGAGTTCTACCTGCCCGACCTGAACGTCACCATCAACGAAACGGACGGGCGGTACAACTTCTACACgcacacagacggacacaccTCCACCGGTATGATCAAGCTCAGGGAGAAAGGCGAGCGGATCGACAACGGCCCTGCTGTCAACGTTCACTGCAGCATGTACAACATGTACGGAAGAGAAAGCGTACACCTGGAGCTACAGCAGGAGA aaaagtacaTGATGGCAGTCATAGTCGGCACCATTGGAGGAGTGGCGGTCATAGCCTTCATCATCGCAGCAGTGAGATACGTTGGCCACAACAACAAGAA CTTAAGACAGAGCTGTTGGGCTCAAAGTTTAACTCCATTCTAG
- the LOC119006847 gene encoding myelin-associated glycoprotein-like isoform X2 encodes MWCLELLLPLLLIINDASCQWNVWVPRDISAMTNSCVVIPCTFMYPSGIRPYRGVHGIWYFGQPYPQLFPPVVFKTRTDIVHESYKGRTKLLGDLHQRNCTLLINNIGAEHSGRYYFRADLGGANMYTFPDFSELKVLDQPNIDVPEEIVSDESLELTCYAPDNCPDMTPEIQWMYTDYLPDPEFSSDYLEESNTAVLSSTLTFTPRPMHNGQLLGCRVYYPNTTLVYERLISLDIKYAPRSVWVNVSSEVMEGSSVMLHCEVDSNPPPRIFWMFGDQELVWDTASNISLPLDDVTPEQEGIYTCVGENSYGVMNTSLYLAVKYPPREPVVNDSMTVQEGTSLALHCSTQGSPAPTLTWLKDGELVGTITADELSVLEILEITPQGDGQYRCLAENEHGRASSSLNITVEYAPVFLEESKCTVVREGVQCVCMATGNPEPTIEFYLPDLNVTINETDGRYNFYTHTDGHTSTGMIKLREKGERIDNGPAVNVHCSMYNMYGRESVHLELQQEKKYMMAVIVGTIGGVAVIAFIIAAVRYVGHNNKKENGNPRQDVVLENPALYYSAVKKDKQNLRKKVGEDGDYQPVGSMAGLERQELNYAALEFIGARPREGASGRGDDGSNYTEIKAK; translated from the exons ATGTGGTGTTTGGAGCTGCTCTTACCACTGCTGTTGATCATCAATG ATGCCAGTTGCCAGTGGAACGTTTGGGTCCCTCGGGACATCTCGGCCATGACGAACTCCTGTGTGGTCATCCCGTGCACCTTCATGTATCCGTCCGGCATCAGGCCGTACCGCGGCGTTCACGGTATCTGGTACTTTGGCCAGCCGTACCCTCAGCTCTTCCCTCCCGTCGTCTTCAAAACACGCACAGACATCGTGCACGAGAGCTACAAGGGCCGCACCAAGCTGCTGGGCGACCTGCACCAGAGGAACTGCACTCTGCTCATCAACAACATCGGCGCTGAGCACTCAGGGAGATACTACTTTCGTGCTGATCTCGGTGGAGCCAACATGTATACCTTCCCGGACTTCTCTGAGCTCAAGGTTCTGG ATCAACCCAACATCGATGTCCCAGAGGAGATCGTCAGCGACGAGAGTCTGGAGCTGACATGCTACGCTCCGGACAACTGCCCCGACATGACTCCAGAGATCCAGTGGATGTACACCGACTACCTGCCCGACCCGGAGTTCAGCTCTGACTACCTGGAGGAGAGCAACACGGCGGTTCTCTCCAGCACCCTCACCTTCACACCCAGACCCATGCACAACGGGCAGCTCCTGGGCTGCAGGGTCTACTATCCCAACACCACCCTGGTCTATGAGAGGCTCATCTCTCTAGACATCAAGT ATGCCCCACGCTCCGTTTGGGTGAACGTGTCCTCAGAGGTGATGGAGGGCagctctgtgatgctgcactgcGAGGTGGACAGTAACCCTCCTCCCAGGATCTTCTGGATGTTCGGCGACCAGGAGCTTGTGTGGGACACGGCGTCCaacatctccctccctctggacGATGTGACGCCTGAGCAGGAGGGGATCTACACCTGCGTCGGGGAAAACAGCTACGGCGTCATGAACACCTCGCTGTACCTTGCTGTCAAGT ACCCTCCCCGTGAGCCCGTGGTGAACGACTCCATGACGGTACAAGAGGGAACCTCGCTGGCCCTGCACTGTAGCACCCAGGGCAGCCCGGCCCCGACCCTCACCTGGCTGAAGGACGGGGAGCTGGTGGGCACCATCACCGCTGACGAGCTGTCAGTGCTGGAGATCCTGGAGATCACACCGCAGGGAGACGGGCAGTACCGCTGCCTGGCTGAGAACGAGCACGGAAGAGCCAGCAGCTCCCTGAACATCACTGTCGAGT ATGCCCCGGTCTTTCTGGAGGAGTCCAAGTGCACGGTGGTGAGGGAGGGCGTCCAGTGTGTCTGCATGGCCACAGGAAACCCTGAACCCACCATCGAGTTCTACCTGCCCGACCTGAACGTCACCATCAACGAAACGGACGGGCGGTACAACTTCTACACgcacacagacggacacaccTCCACCGGTATGATCAAGCTCAGGGAGAAAGGCGAGCGGATCGACAACGGCCCTGCTGTCAACGTTCACTGCAGCATGTACAACATGTACGGAAGAGAAAGCGTACACCTGGAGCTACAGCAGGAGA aaaagtacaTGATGGCAGTCATAGTCGGCACCATTGGAGGAGTGGCGGTCATAGCCTTCATCATCGCAGCAGTGAGATACGTTGGCCACAACAACAAGAA AGAGAATGGCAACCCTAGGCAGGACGTGGTCCTGGAGAACCCAGCTTTGTACTACAGCGCAGTCAAGAAGGACAAACAAAATCTGAGGAAGAAAGTG GGAGAAGACGGGGATTATCAACCTGTGGGCTCTATGGCAGGACTGGAGAGGCAAGAGCTGAATTACGCTGCTCTGGAGTTTATCGGGGCCAGGCCCAGGGAGGGGGCCTCAGGGAGGGGGGATGACGGCAGCAACTACACGGAAATCAAAGCCAAATGA
- the LOC119006847 gene encoding myelin-associated glycoprotein-like isoform X1 gives MWCLELLLPLLLIINDASCQWNVWVPRDISAMTNSCVVIPCTFMYPSGIRPYRGVHGIWYFGQPYPQLFPPVVFKTRTDIVHESYKGRTKLLGDLHQRNCTLLINNIGAEHSGRYYFRADLGGANMYTFPDFSELKVLDQPNIDVPEEIVSDESLELTCYAPDNCPDMTPEIQWMYTDYLPDPEFSSDYLEESNTAVLSSTLTFTPRPMHNGQLLGCRVYYPNTTLVYERLISLDIKYAPRSVWVNVSSEVMEGSSVMLHCEVDSNPPPRIFWMFGDQELVWDTASNISLPLDDVTPEQEGIYTCVGENSYGVMNTSLYLAVKYPPREPVVNDSMTVQEGTSLALHCSTQGSPAPTLTWLKDGELVGTITADELSVLEILEITPQGDGQYRCLAENEHGRASSSLNITVEYAPVFLEESKCTVVREGVQCVCMATGNPEPTIEFYLPDLNVTINETDGRYNFYTHTDGHTSTGMIKLREKGERIDNGPAVNVHCSMYNMYGRESVHLELQQEKKYMMAVIVGTIGGVAVIAFIIAAVRYVGHNNKKENGNPRQDVVLENPALYYSAVKKDKQNLRKKVLKTELLGSKFNSILEETTGEDGDYQPVGSMAGLERQELNYAALEFIGARPREGASGRGDDGSNYTEIKAK, from the exons ATGTGGTGTTTGGAGCTGCTCTTACCACTGCTGTTGATCATCAATG ATGCCAGTTGCCAGTGGAACGTTTGGGTCCCTCGGGACATCTCGGCCATGACGAACTCCTGTGTGGTCATCCCGTGCACCTTCATGTATCCGTCCGGCATCAGGCCGTACCGCGGCGTTCACGGTATCTGGTACTTTGGCCAGCCGTACCCTCAGCTCTTCCCTCCCGTCGTCTTCAAAACACGCACAGACATCGTGCACGAGAGCTACAAGGGCCGCACCAAGCTGCTGGGCGACCTGCACCAGAGGAACTGCACTCTGCTCATCAACAACATCGGCGCTGAGCACTCAGGGAGATACTACTTTCGTGCTGATCTCGGTGGAGCCAACATGTATACCTTCCCGGACTTCTCTGAGCTCAAGGTTCTGG ATCAACCCAACATCGATGTCCCAGAGGAGATCGTCAGCGACGAGAGTCTGGAGCTGACATGCTACGCTCCGGACAACTGCCCCGACATGACTCCAGAGATCCAGTGGATGTACACCGACTACCTGCCCGACCCGGAGTTCAGCTCTGACTACCTGGAGGAGAGCAACACGGCGGTTCTCTCCAGCACCCTCACCTTCACACCCAGACCCATGCACAACGGGCAGCTCCTGGGCTGCAGGGTCTACTATCCCAACACCACCCTGGTCTATGAGAGGCTCATCTCTCTAGACATCAAGT ATGCCCCACGCTCCGTTTGGGTGAACGTGTCCTCAGAGGTGATGGAGGGCagctctgtgatgctgcactgcGAGGTGGACAGTAACCCTCCTCCCAGGATCTTCTGGATGTTCGGCGACCAGGAGCTTGTGTGGGACACGGCGTCCaacatctccctccctctggacGATGTGACGCCTGAGCAGGAGGGGATCTACACCTGCGTCGGGGAAAACAGCTACGGCGTCATGAACACCTCGCTGTACCTTGCTGTCAAGT ACCCTCCCCGTGAGCCCGTGGTGAACGACTCCATGACGGTACAAGAGGGAACCTCGCTGGCCCTGCACTGTAGCACCCAGGGCAGCCCGGCCCCGACCCTCACCTGGCTGAAGGACGGGGAGCTGGTGGGCACCATCACCGCTGACGAGCTGTCAGTGCTGGAGATCCTGGAGATCACACCGCAGGGAGACGGGCAGTACCGCTGCCTGGCTGAGAACGAGCACGGAAGAGCCAGCAGCTCCCTGAACATCACTGTCGAGT ATGCCCCGGTCTTTCTGGAGGAGTCCAAGTGCACGGTGGTGAGGGAGGGCGTCCAGTGTGTCTGCATGGCCACAGGAAACCCTGAACCCACCATCGAGTTCTACCTGCCCGACCTGAACGTCACCATCAACGAAACGGACGGGCGGTACAACTTCTACACgcacacagacggacacaccTCCACCGGTATGATCAAGCTCAGGGAGAAAGGCGAGCGGATCGACAACGGCCCTGCTGTCAACGTTCACTGCAGCATGTACAACATGTACGGAAGAGAAAGCGTACACCTGGAGCTACAGCAGGAGA aaaagtacaTGATGGCAGTCATAGTCGGCACCATTGGAGGAGTGGCGGTCATAGCCTTCATCATCGCAGCAGTGAGATACGTTGGCCACAACAACAAGAA AGAGAATGGCAACCCTAGGCAGGACGTGGTCCTGGAGAACCCAGCTTTGTACTACAGCGCAGTCAAGAAGGACAAACAAAATCTGAGGAAGAAAGTG CTTAAGACAGAGCTGTTGGGCTCAAAGTTTAACTCCATTCTAGAGGAGACTACG GGAGAAGACGGGGATTATCAACCTGTGGGCTCTATGGCAGGACTGGAGAGGCAAGAGCTGAATTACGCTGCTCTGGAGTTTATCGGGGCCAGGCCCAGGGAGGGGGCCTCAGGGAGGGGGGATGACGGCAGCAACTACACGGAAATCAAAGCCAAATGA
- the LOC119006847 gene encoding myelin-associated glycoprotein-like isoform X3 codes for MWCLELLLPLLLIINDASCQWNVWVPRDISAMTNSCVVIPCTFMYPSGIRPYRGVHGIWYFGQPYPQLFPPVVFKTRTDIVHESYKGRTKLLGDLHQRNCTLLINNIGAEHSGRYYFRADLGGANMYTFPDFSELKVLDQPNIDVPEEIVSDESLELTCYAPDNCPDMTPEIQWMYTDYLPDPEFSSDYLEESNTAVLSSTLTFTPRPMHNGQLLGCRVYYPNTTLVYERLISLDIKYAPRSVWVNVSSEVMEGSSVMLHCEVDSNPPPRIFWMFGDQELVWDTASNISLPLDDVTPEQEGIYTCVGENSYGVMNTSLYLAVKYPPREPVVNDSMTVQEGTSLALHCSTQGSPAPTLTWLKDGELVGTITADELSVLEILEITPQGDGQYRCLAENEHGRASSSLNITVEYAPVFLEESKCTVVREGVQCVCMATGNPEPTIEFYLPDLNVTINETDGRYNFYTHTDGHTSTGMIKLREKGERIDNGPAVNVHCSMYNMYGRESVHLELQQEKKYMMAVIVGTIGGVAVIAFIIAAVRYVGHNNKKEKTGIINLWALWQDWRGKS; via the exons ATGTGGTGTTTGGAGCTGCTCTTACCACTGCTGTTGATCATCAATG ATGCCAGTTGCCAGTGGAACGTTTGGGTCCCTCGGGACATCTCGGCCATGACGAACTCCTGTGTGGTCATCCCGTGCACCTTCATGTATCCGTCCGGCATCAGGCCGTACCGCGGCGTTCACGGTATCTGGTACTTTGGCCAGCCGTACCCTCAGCTCTTCCCTCCCGTCGTCTTCAAAACACGCACAGACATCGTGCACGAGAGCTACAAGGGCCGCACCAAGCTGCTGGGCGACCTGCACCAGAGGAACTGCACTCTGCTCATCAACAACATCGGCGCTGAGCACTCAGGGAGATACTACTTTCGTGCTGATCTCGGTGGAGCCAACATGTATACCTTCCCGGACTTCTCTGAGCTCAAGGTTCTGG ATCAACCCAACATCGATGTCCCAGAGGAGATCGTCAGCGACGAGAGTCTGGAGCTGACATGCTACGCTCCGGACAACTGCCCCGACATGACTCCAGAGATCCAGTGGATGTACACCGACTACCTGCCCGACCCGGAGTTCAGCTCTGACTACCTGGAGGAGAGCAACACGGCGGTTCTCTCCAGCACCCTCACCTTCACACCCAGACCCATGCACAACGGGCAGCTCCTGGGCTGCAGGGTCTACTATCCCAACACCACCCTGGTCTATGAGAGGCTCATCTCTCTAGACATCAAGT ATGCCCCACGCTCCGTTTGGGTGAACGTGTCCTCAGAGGTGATGGAGGGCagctctgtgatgctgcactgcGAGGTGGACAGTAACCCTCCTCCCAGGATCTTCTGGATGTTCGGCGACCAGGAGCTTGTGTGGGACACGGCGTCCaacatctccctccctctggacGATGTGACGCCTGAGCAGGAGGGGATCTACACCTGCGTCGGGGAAAACAGCTACGGCGTCATGAACACCTCGCTGTACCTTGCTGTCAAGT ACCCTCCCCGTGAGCCCGTGGTGAACGACTCCATGACGGTACAAGAGGGAACCTCGCTGGCCCTGCACTGTAGCACCCAGGGCAGCCCGGCCCCGACCCTCACCTGGCTGAAGGACGGGGAGCTGGTGGGCACCATCACCGCTGACGAGCTGTCAGTGCTGGAGATCCTGGAGATCACACCGCAGGGAGACGGGCAGTACCGCTGCCTGGCTGAGAACGAGCACGGAAGAGCCAGCAGCTCCCTGAACATCACTGTCGAGT ATGCCCCGGTCTTTCTGGAGGAGTCCAAGTGCACGGTGGTGAGGGAGGGCGTCCAGTGTGTCTGCATGGCCACAGGAAACCCTGAACCCACCATCGAGTTCTACCTGCCCGACCTGAACGTCACCATCAACGAAACGGACGGGCGGTACAACTTCTACACgcacacagacggacacaccTCCACCGGTATGATCAAGCTCAGGGAGAAAGGCGAGCGGATCGACAACGGCCCTGCTGTCAACGTTCACTGCAGCATGTACAACATGTACGGAAGAGAAAGCGTACACCTGGAGCTACAGCAGGAGA aaaagtacaTGATGGCAGTCATAGTCGGCACCATTGGAGGAGTGGCGGTCATAGCCTTCATCATCGCAGCAGTGAGATACGTTGGCCACAACAACAAGAA GGAGAAGACGGGGATTATCAACCTGTGGGCTCTATGGCAGGACTGGAGAGGCAAGAGCTGA